CTGGTTCAGCTGCTCACCCATACAGTGCATTGCAAAGGCAATCCCTCCGGACTTGGGCTTTAGAAGGTGTTTGAAGGGCGATTGCTGTCTTTGATGCTTCTCTTTACTAAACCTTGTTCCTTCAAGAAAGTTCATAATACTGGTGGGTATTAGCTTAAATTTTTCGCAAGATTTTTTCGTCGCTTCAAGATCCTTACCGCGCATCTCCGGATGTTTTTTCAAAAACTCTTTGCTGTAACGCTTCATAAATGGAAAGTCGAGTGCCCACCAGCACATTCCAATCACAGGAACTTTGATCAACTCTTGCTTCACAAAAAATTTCAGGAATGGAATTCTTCGATTAAAAATCGACTGCATCATAAAGATATCAACCCAGCTTTGATGGTTCGCTGTGACCAGATACCATCCATGTTTATCGAGATGCTCTATCCCCTGTACATCCACCTGGGTTCTTTGGGTCAGCTTCATCCATCCTTTATTTAGGGTTATCCACATTTCTGCCCAAGAAATAAAAAAACCCATGAAAATTTTTTGCAGAAAGGCAAAAGGGAGAATAAATCTAAAAACTGAAAACAAGAGTATGGGGGCTGCACAAACCAATGTGCTAACGGCCAGCAACACCGAAGATATGACCAACAGCAAAAACGAAGGGAGAAAGTTAAACATCTAAAGGCTCTTTTAATTTTCCGGGCTTACAGGTCAGGCTGTTACGCCATATTCACAGGTTACCCGTTTCTTTTTTAATATCTTGAAATCCACTTATCACAAACTAAGCGGACTCTGCTCTCATCAGTGTATTTACATAATCCGGGCTACAGGCTGCCTATCGCAATCAACATGGCTGTGTATATTTATGGCTCATGGGAAACTGCTCCACTGCAATAAATTCATGCGCCGAGCGCCTAGGCTTTAGCCGCCCGCGCCAGAGGCAATATCAAACCGCAGCAACTCTGGGAGAGTAACACGCATTTCAACCCCATATTTATTGACTGAATAGTCTGAATCTATCGGCGATACATCAGCGCAAACTGCACGGATAAAACCAGTGACAGCAGCCCAGTGAGCGGCCTCATTTTTTCAGCATGCCCTGGATATGAAAAGGCGCCATTGTACCCTTTCTATAATCATGGATTAGCAACTTTTATCTTCCCACGCCGCAAAGGCACGATAGTGACTGGAGCAGCGTTGCACCCTGCTAAACTTGAGGCTCCAGGTCGTAGAATTGCGCCGGGAGAATAGAATGGGAATTACAGGTAATAAGCAACACTTCCACCGCAAGCAATGGCTCAGCGTACAGCAGGCCGTTGACCACCTGAGTGCATTGTCTGAAGAGCCACTAACCAGTGCACATCTTGCAGACCTGGCCGATGAGCAGCTTCTTAACCTGTACTGGTACCGTCCAGGCCAAAAACTGTCCTTGGAAGATCACAAGGGGACCCGTGAACTAGTAGAGCCTGTCAGGCTCTGTTACGAAAATCCCAGTGACTGGCACGCCATCGTGGATATTTTGCGGAATAATCCAGCGCTGCCCGCCTACGAACATGACACTCCGCTTCTGGAAGATGCCGACGGAAACCGGCTGCGAATCACCTTCGACTACCACCAGCGACCAGAACCGTTTAGCAGCCGCTGGTACCCTACCTATGCGGAGTTAGTGCTCAAGCGCAACGACTTGGAACAACTGGAACCCCACCTGTTTACTAGCCAGGCGGTTGAGACCGGGTTTGAGCGTGAGACCCTACTGAATGTTATCTGGCAGCTGGAACAACTAGCCCTTGGGGATGAAGAGCACTCCACCAGCTGGCTGGCAGACCAACTGGCACAGCGCTCTTCCGCGCTGGATCGGCTATCTTGTGAGCGCATCCTTCAGGCGGCCGAGCGCGAAAGCTCTCCGGGGCGCTCGATATAGCACGGCATTTCCTACTAATACCTTTGACTCCTTCCCCATACTCAGGAACTCCCCATTGGTGGTAGAGCCCAAAGGCTGTACCCTAGTGGCACTTAGCAAATCTAAGTGTGACGTACTACCAATAGGAGAGAGAAGTGCAGGCCAAAAACAGCTCCTCCAGCTACGGCTGGGTAGCCATCGCCCTCCACTGGATAATGGCCCCTGCGATCATAGGGACTTTTATTCTCGGTTGGTGGATGCGCCAGCTATCCTACTACGATCCCTGGTATCAACGAGCCCCTGAAATTCACAAAGGGGTGGGCATCATCCTGCTTGGGTTTCTACTCTTCAGGCTGGCTTGGCGCTTTGCCAACCCATCTCCGGCGAGCAACCCCCAAACACCCAACTGGCAGAAATTTGCCGCCACCGCCACTCATGGACTGATTTACCTGTTACTACTGGCAATCATGGTTTCCGGCTATCTGATTTCTACCGCCGATGGCCGCCCTATCGATGTCTTCAGCATAGTGAGCATCCCTGCAACCTTACAAGGAATTCCCAATCAGGAAGACATTGCGGGATCTATCCACGAAATCCTTGCCTGGGGCCTGATTGGACTCGTAACAGCACATATCTTGGCAGCCCTCAAGCGTCACTTTATTGACCGTGACGGCACACTGCGCAGAATCCTTGGCATCCGTGTAAAGGGCTCTACAGACGATCACTCACACGTACAAACAACACTCTCAACCACCAAATAAGGAAAAAATGACATGAAGAAGCTCTCTGTATTTCTTATTGCAGCTCTGATGGGGACTGTAGCCCAAGCAGCGGAATACAAAATCGACACCAAAGGGGCTCACGCTTTTGTGCAGTTTCGTATCAAGCACCTTGGATACAGCTGGCTGTACGGCCGTTTCGATGACTTCAACGGCTCCTTCTTTTACGATGAAAAGCAGCCAGAAAAATCTTCTATCAATGTCGACATCGATGTAACCAGCCTCAACAGCAATCACGCTGAGCGAGACAAGCACCTGCGCAGTGATGACTTCCTCGATACCGCAAAATTCCCCACTGCTACTTTCAAGAGCACTAGCTTTGAACCTCTGGAAGACGGCAAAGCCCGTCTAAATGGCGAACTGACCCTGCGCGGTATCACTAAGCCAATCACAATTGACGTTACCAATATCGGTGGCGGTAAAGACCCTTGGGGCGGCTACCGCCAGGGCTTCAGTGGAACCACTGAGTTCGAGCTGAAAGAATTCGGTATCAAATCCCTAGGCCCAGCCTCACAGAAAGTTGAGATGATCCTGGATATTGAAGGTATCCGTATCTAACAACAAAAAAGTACACCCCCTGAGCCCGGAAATTCCTCCGGGCTCCCCCTAACTGCGCTTCGCAACACTCCAATAAACAACGCAAGCAGCAGCTGCAGCCAATAGCCAGTCGACGCCTGCCATCAACCCTCTCGGTAAGAAAAAAGCTAGCATTGTGATGACAATACATGTCCCCAATAAAGTCAGCAGTGCTCGCGGGTTCCAGCCACAGAAATAGTAATAACGCCCATCACTTTCGCTGTAATACAACTGCCCTACATCCATCTGGCGCTTCTCTACTAAGTAGTAGTGAGACAATATGACACCATAGGCAGGCGCCAGAAAAACCCCCATCCAGTTTACGAACGCCACTAAACCGATTTGTTTGATAACAGCGGGCCACAAAGCACTAATCAGAAAGGCCAGAAACAGCGTTATCAATGCCGCCCTGCGAAACCCCAGGTACTTTGGCAGAAGATTTGAAATATCGTTAACTGGAGCCACAAAGTTCGCCACCACATTGATGCCGGCCGTTGCTGTAAAAAAAACAACCGCGGCGATCAATGACAGTTCCAGATTCCCAAGCTTCTGCACAATATCAGTGGGATTTGCCAAGTTCTGGTGGAAAACTGACTGGGCGGCGATAGTGGTGAACAGAACAATTATCGCAAAGCCAGTCATATTTATAGTGATTCCCAGCCAATTTCCCCTTCGCATAACAGACACGTTCTTACAGAAGCGAGCAAAATCTCCATAACTTAGGATTATCGGCGCATAGAGAGCCAACATAGTACCTGTGACTTTGATGAGCTGGACCAAGCCATCGCCCCAGGATGCTATAGACCGATCAAAGAAAGTAGCAACAGCAAATGAAAACTGTCTGTCACTGCGAACCACTAGCATCCACAACAGCGCTAGCATCACTCCATAGACACAGGGTGCAGCCAGGTTGATAAACCAACGGATCGTATTGATACCTTTGAAAAATAGAAGAGCTTGAAATAATGAGACAAGTACGAGGGAAGCCCAATCGATCCGGTCCATTGCCAGCCACTGCCCTCCGACAGCTTGAGGCCACCACTCTCTCAGTAATAAAGACATGGCATGGGCAGCAAACCAGGTCTGCGCACCGTACCAAAATATTGCCACGCTCCCCCGAAGCAGCGCAGGGACGTTAGCACCTCGGATCCCCATACTCGCCCTGGCCAATACGGGAAACGGTATACCGCATTTAACACTCGGTTCACCGATTAAATTTAACAAGATGATAATTAAAATTGCTGCAATAGCGATCCCAGCGAGAACCAGCCAAGCATTCGTATTGGGACCGAGGAATAGGGTTGCCGCCAGGGTATAGCCAGCGAGACTTTGTGCAGCGTTGGCCCAAAGGTTAAATATCGTCAGAGTGCCCCAGCGTTTAGCTTCGGGCTTCACCACCGCTAAATTTTCATTCTTTAGCTGCAAAGTGTCACCTAAGTGCATCTGATAAATAGCGCGCCAAAGCAGCTACTTCAAATTAGCCTTTTCAACAATGACATACAAGCCGTCAAAAGTGCCAAATTTAACAGTTAATAATATATATTCTCTTTTACAATTGAGACTTGTTTTCATTAACAGCAAAAGTGGTATCCATTTACCAAATTAGCAGTAATGCCGCTAGCACTGGCGCACAACTGTGAAATATATTGTGTAGCCATCGATTAAAGAAGATCCGGTCGACAAAGATACAGGCAAGTATCCATTAAACTAGTGTGCAGCCGTGTATTTGGAGAACATTAACCAATGTCACAAGTAAAAGTATGAAAAGGTCTTTAAGATTTTTGACGGCGGCACAACTTTTCAGCGAAAATGGAAGCAATTACTGACAATTATTGCACTCCCTCTAGAGACAGTTATCAAGGGAGCGCAAAAATAGAACAATTTCCAAAAATCGTAGTGACTAAATCATTCAGAACTGGGGCAATCCTCTCCGAGACTATCAGTGAGGCAGCGGCGCAGAGCAGCGCCAATCACAACAAGTAGTGTCTCAGCTCAAGGGAAATAATCGCCGCAGATGGTAAGCCAAGACTCCGTACTGCTAAGGTATTCGCAGGACAAGCACAGCGGGCATCCACCAGTATGAATGAACTTTGTCGCAATCAGGCCACAACATGAGTTGGCCACGGCAGAAGGGTAGGAATATGGCTTGCTTACAGCATCCAGATAGGGAACAACCAGTTTACTTAATGGCACACCACACCATTGGGCGCCGGCAGGGTGCAGTAGACACAAGAATCACAAGTGCTGAAATATCAGGCATCCATGCAGCAGTGCAGTGGACCGGTACACATTGGAATATTCGCGACCTGAGTCGCAATGGCACCTGGCTAAATGGCCAGCAGTTGGTACCCGCTAAAAGCTACCCACTCCAGACCGGTGATAAGATCGCTTTTGGGCGGGCGAATAACCCAGCTTGGATCGTCGAAAACCTCGATGCTCCCGAGAATTTGCTGATCGATATTCACTCTGGCGAGGCACAACCGCTGGAACAATACCACCTGCTGCCCGATGAGAACGAGCCCCTCGCCAGCCTTCAGTACAGCCCCTTAACAGGGCAGTGGCTGTACGAGTTCACAGGTCCATCAGCTGAAGACGGCGATAAGACCCTGATAAATCATGGCGATCGTATCGATTGCGGCCTGCATAGCTGGCAGCTCTTTCTTGCGGACAACCAAGGGGCAACGAAAGAGTTATCTCTGCAGCAACTGTCTATTGTCGACTTTGAGCTGAAGTTCTCTGTGAGCTCCCACGAAGAGCATGTGCAGTTACAACTTCAGCGGGAAGGTATGAAGCAATCCTTACCAGCAAGAATCCACAACTATCTCTTGTTGTACCTTGCTCGTGCCCGCCACAAAGATATGCAGAGCGGCATGGACACTGACTCCCAGGGCTGGGTTTCTATTCAGGTAGCCACTCACGAGCTGGGTATCACTGTTAACCACTTAAACACCCAAATCTTCCGCGCCCGCAAACAAATCTCTGAATCACTACCTGATGCAGTGGATACTTCGAGTCTGGTAGAGCGTCGATCCTGGGAAATCCGTATTGGCTGTCCACAATTCGAAATTTATAAAGGCAACCAACTCGAGGCAAAAACAGAGCCGGAAGCGGTATAGCTTCATCTCTAGAAAGGGGGCTTAAGGCTAAGCCCCTTCATTACCTATTCAGTAATTATTTGCCAGGGTGGCGGAGCTGAATCTCTTATCCCTCGGCAAGAATTACAATGTCAGCGCAACCACCCTCTTATATCGGCCGGTACAAGATCATCAGGCAGCTTGGAGCCGGGGGAATGGGAGTTGTGTACCTCGCCAAAGATGAGCGACTTAACAGAGAGGTCGCTATAAAGCGATTGCTCAACAACCCTGAAGACGAATCTGCCTCACAACGAATTCGCCAGGAAGCATTACTGCTCGCACAACTAAACCACAACCACATCGTACAAATTTATGATGTTGTGGAGGAACAGAACGATGTAGCCCTGGTTATGGAGTATGTTGATGGCCGCCCACTCACCTATTGGGCACGGGAGTTTAACCCCAGCCTCTGCCAGAAAATCCAGCTACTCAAGCAAATCACTAGCGGTCTTGCGCGTGCCCATGCGGCTGGAATTATTCACCGCGACTTGAAAGCTGACAACATCCTTATTGACAGCAATAACATCGCAAAAATCGCTGATTTTGGAATTGCGCGGAGCTGGCAGGATACGAAAGAAATTACCCGCGAGCAGCATATCGCTGGCAGCTGGTACGCAATGTCTCCCGAGCAGGCCCTCGGCGAGAAACTGGATAACCGCTGTGACTTATTTGCCCTGGGGATGCTCGCCTATCACCTACTGTGTGATCAGCCTCCCTTCGGCAAGCATGGAAGCCCATACGTTATTATCGATCGGATCATCAACAACCCGCACCCACCCGCAGGAGCCATAAACCCCGGACTTCCTACGGCGCTTTGCAAGTTACTGGATAAGCTGCTGGCCAAAAACCCGGACAAACGCCCCGTCAGTGCTGCCGTTGTAGCCACCGATTTGGATGTGATACTGAGCCAATTAACATCGGATCATGAAACCGCCGATGACCATGACATCACGATCACCACGGAAGACTTTCATGTACAACATCGACGTACAAACAAAGGACACAAACTTCTAGCCGGCATACTCCTGGCATCCGGTGCGATGTTACTAGGCTTAACCGCCGCTGTTTTTCCTGAACTTTCTCTATGGGGAAGTAAAGAACCCTCGGCAAAGTACATTGCGATTATTGAGCCAGACTTATCAAACCTGCGCAGCCGAGAGGAAAAGCTACTGGCCAATAACCTTCTCAGCTCCATCAAACAGGGGCTTTCCGATCAACCAGCGCTACTACTGGTGCCCTATTCGGAATCCCAGCAACTAAAAGGCAAGCCTTTGCGGGAGCAGGCGCAAGCGCTCAACGCACAGCTGCTGCTCCAATTTGCCCTAAACTGTGAAGCCACCGCCTGTGAAGCTTCATTTGCCCTTATAGAAACCGAGGGGTTTGCTGAAGTCGCCAACCGTAGTGCCATGCTGAACCTGGATGCACCGCTGGAGAGCCGCGCACGTGTTTTGCAGCAACTGCACTATCTACTTCCCAACTACCCAACAGGAAGCCTAAGAGTTCAGTTCAGCCTTAGCCCTGAAGATTACCAGCAATACCTCGAGATATTCGAACAGCGCAATAATGAAGCTAATGTTACCGGGGCAATTACCAAAGTTGAGGCTCTGCTAAAAAGGAACCCCTACTTCCCCTCCTACTATGAACTGTTAGCGGATCTATTAGCCACCCACCTATATCACTCGCGGGATACCAAAATACGCAGCCGACTCACAGGGCTTCTCAACAACATACCAACAAAGATTTCTAACCACCCAACGGTGTTGATCACTAAGTTGCGTATTGCCATCTTCCTGGCAGATACAGAGCTTACAGAGTCCTTACTTGCAAAACTAAAGCTGCAACTACCTGATCAGGCTCTCTACTACTTCCTGCGCGCGAAAGCCCACCAGCGAAGGGGGAATTTCAACCGTGCGCTGGAAGTCATTAACCAAGCGCTCAACATTCGTACCAGCCCTCTTTATCTTCGCCAAAAGGCTCTGACCCTGACCCTGATGGGGCAAATGGAAAAAGCGAGACCTTACCTTTTACATGCGATCCGTCTCAACAATCAATATATTGATGCTATCTCCTTGCTTGCAGCCAATGAATTGGATTCAGGCCGCCCCAAAGAGTCTATCCGGCTCCTTAGTGAGGTGGGCTTAAAGCATTTAGGGGACCGGGATACCTTCAACCTTTGCTTGTCCTATTACATCGAACAGCAGCTGCAGGATACAAAAAACTGCCTGAGCCATGTTGCTGAACGAGCCCCTAACGATCCCCATGTATATCTGCTACTGGCAGAGATTGCCCGCCTGGAAAATAGACAGCTGCAATCACAAGAGTTTGCCCAGCGCGCTCTGACCTTGGCACAAGAGCAGGAGGACTGGCTTGGATTGTTACTGCGAGCAAGAGCCTATTCTGAACTGGGCCAGGGTGAGCAAGCCATTGAGACACTATTAAAGATGGATAACACCGCTCCAGACGGCCTATTTGTCAATTACAGCCGCGCCCAGGTTTACATGGCCAGCGGCGATATGCTTTCCGCCAAAGCCTATATACGAAAAACTTTGGAGTTAGGCATGGCTCCAGTGTGGTTCACAACAATTGGCTTTCAGCCTATTTGCACTTTGGCAAGCTTTGATGATATACGCGCCAATTACCCAACATTATGCTCTGGCATAACTGTCACTTTAACAGCCAAAAACAAATCAAACAGAATGGAATAACGTGAACCATTTCCCTTTAAGAGGGGACAGATGCCTTCACGAAATTGTACTATCAGGTAAAATCCCCTATCCATCCGAGAAGAATACAATACAATGGACGTAGTTGCGTTGGAGAAAACTGAGGAGTATCAAGGCCGTTACAGGGTTGAGCGCACCCTGGGTGCTGGTGGTATGGGGGTTGTTTACTTAGCCGAAGATATCAAACTTCGGCGAAAGGTAGCTATTAAGCGCCTCCGCTCTGACTTAAGTGGAAATTCTGCAGAGGCCCGTTTTCGCAGCGAAGCTGAACTTTTAGCCAGGCTGAACCATCCAAATATTGTGCGGCTTTATGACGTACTGGAAGAGAATAATGGCATAGCCCTTGTCATGGAGCTAGTTGAAGGCGTCACTCTTAAAGAATGGCTTCGCGAGAACAGCCCCACCCTGGCAATTAGGCTCGACTTATTGATGCAATTATGTCAGGGGCTCAGTAAAGCTCATTCCCTAGGTATTATTCATCGCGATCTAAAGCTGGAAAATATCCTTGTCACTAATGATGGTGTAGCAAAGATTACTGACTTTGGCATCGCCAAAGCGCTGGACTGTGACCAACAACTAACCAGAGAGGATCATATTGCTGGCAGCATACAGGCAATGTCCCCAGAGCAGGTTCAAGGCGCCCCTCTCGATGCTCGAAGCGACTTGTTTAGCCTGGGTAGTATTGCCTACGAACTACTTTGCAACAACAAGCCCTTTGAACGTGGAGACTTAAATGCGCTGGCATTTGCCCAACAAATCTGTAGCGCACCCCACATTCCTCCACAAACCCACTGGCCAGAAATACCTAAGCCACTTATAGCACTGCTCGATAGACTCTTAAGTAAGCGTCCCGAGCAACGTCCAGACTCTGCCCAGCAAGTTTTCGAGGCTCTCTCTTTAGTCCGCCATCATGGCATTGATGCTGACACCCAACAATATTCTGAAACAGTAACACAGTTGCTTATCAAACCGCGCAAGAAATATAGCCGTCTGAATAAGTGGCTAGCCGGCTTTGCCGTTCTAGCTACAGCCGTAACATGGGGCTGGAAAACTTACTCCAAGCTGCCCCCCAAGTATATCGCGGTACTTCCTGTCGAATTTAGCGGAGAAACAACCGACCAGAGCACTAACACTCTAATCACAGCTATGGTACGCCAAGCTCTTATGAATACACCAAGCCACCTAAAGTCAAGTGCTTTAGTAAGCTACACCCCGAGAAAGCAAACCAGCTTAGATGATCGATTACAGCAATTAAAGGATCAGGGGATTACGGATGCCTTAGTAGCACGCCTTGAGTGTATGCAATTACGTTGCAATATTGAAATACAGGTTATCAGTCCGTTAGATAAACAAGTCCAAAAACAAACTTCTTTTATTTTTCTTCCGGGCCAACAGAGACAAGAATCACAATATTCAATACGGAATAGTGCAATAGACCTATTTCCAAGTAAGTACCATAAAGAGTCAGTCATCGATGTCAAAATGACATCAGAAGACTACAATAAATATCTTTCTACAATTTCGAAACTTGCGAATACCGCTACTGAGCCTAAAGACTTAGAGATAACAAAAGAACTGATTGGAAAATATCCCAAAAACTCAAACCTTTACTCTCTATACGCAAATATAGCCACTAAATTGTATATGGCTAGCAACGATGCCAGCTTGCTTACCTCGGCCCTTGGAATATTAGCCAGCGCAGAATCTACTGGGGCCGACAAAACCGCTCTTCTTGAAGCCCAGCTTTACATAAAGTCCACAGGTATAGATAGAGAGGGTTTTGAATCGATATTGGATAAACTTCAAGCTAAAGGATACCCTTCTGCGCACCTGCTTGCACAGTATGCCCGATACCGTTACTCCCAAGGAGATTATAAGCAAGGTCTATATTATGCAAAGCAAGCTTCAGCCCTAAATCCTTCTGCACACAATCTATACATAGTCGCAATAAATCAGCTTCAGGCTGCCAACTACAATGAAGCACGAAAAACTTTATCCAATCTTTTAGAGGGATATCCAGATTTCTGGTCAGCTTATTCCGTTATCGGAGTTATTGAGTTGGAGCAAGGTAACTTAGAACTCGCTCAGAAGGCTATTACTACTATTCCAGAGCAGTTCCGAAGCTTAAGCGCTGAAGCCAACTTGGGAGTAATTTACTTCCTCCAACGGAAGTATCAGCAAGCTCTTAAGAAATATAGAAAAGTTATATCTATATCTCCCAACAATTTAACTGCGATCTACCAAATTGCAGAAACCCACCAAATGCTGGGGAACAATCAACTCGCAATTAATGAATATGAGAAAATTTTAAGATTAACCTCAGATATTGAAAACGAAGAGCTGAATACACAAAAGTATCGATTTAGAGCCATCGCTCTGGCAAACCTCAACCAACATGCCGACTCAATAGTTATACTAAATAAGCTACTAAAGATGAGCCAAAATGACACTGATATTAAGTATAGCGCAGCCCTTATCTACGCTCTTTCTGAGGAGTGGCGATCAGCAAACTACTATATTCTAGAGTTAATCGAGCAAGGCATGGGCGCAGAATGGTTTACCTTACCTGCGTTTCAAAAGCTCTGCACCCAGCCTCAGACTTCACAAAAAGTTATTGAGACTATTTGCTACTAGAGTGGATCGTTAACTGGAAATGGATCAACCTGCGCATCTGGATCTCCAGAGACAAAGTGCGCTCCAGTTTCCGCATCCACGCACATCCATAGGAAAGAGAAGTTATCGGGGATATCTTCTCTATCCTTGATTTTGATAATCAGTTTAGTGAATTCGCCATCCACCTCTTTAGCGCGAGCACGGAACTGGTGACGAAAATCCGGGCTCAGGGCAATAAGACCATCTAACTTATGGCTCTGGCGATAGCGAACAAATTCCAACTCGCGACCCGGCACTTGCGATAAATCCAAGGTCACCTCCAGAGTCAATACTGCACGCCTATGGATTTTGAAGTGCATATTGCCGAAGTGCTCTTCAGGGTTAGCCGCATTAAACAGCGGCCAGTACTGAGGCTTACCATCTTCTTGCTCTTTAGGCTGAAGAACCAAATCCAGTTTTAACCCTTCTTTAGGCACCTTTACGTCAAGCACAGGTAGGTCAGCACAATTGACCATATTTCCATCCCTCTCTAAAAATTTGTTATATGGTGTCACCAAAGGACGTTTTATCTTTTGTAAACTACGTCCGTGACCGCGTTATCATAACCGGTCTCAACTTTTAAAAAAGCCAGCAGAACTGAAGTTACTGACCCGAAGCATCGACAGTTACAACAACACTATCAAGAGCAAAATTCAGCATCCGTGCCCGGACAAGTATACTAAGTTGAATCGACCAAGACTCTGGATCTGTCAATTCCAACTTGACCACTCAGCTTGCGCTGAATCCCTTTTCTCCCTAACACGCAAAGGGGCGATAGGGGAATTAAATCCATCCAAAATTTTATTGTGGAAGCTGCCTTTCCATGGCTTGGTAACTGTTTCCACAATCACCGGTACTCTCTCACGTGGACCTCAATGTACAGACTTAAGGACTACAGGTCGATCACACCTCATTACAGGGAAGCACACACCAAATATTTAAAAGGGGCGCATAGAGTCATCATACGCCAAAAAAAATGTTTGGTAAGCGCTTAACTCAAGCAGAAGCTAGAGCGGAAGGATTATTCCTTTTCCACTATGGCGACACCGAGACCCCAAAAAATAAGGCCATATTTTTTAAAATAAATATAAAACTATTCTTGGAGCTTGTTGAAATTAATCGATGATCCCATTCGCCAATTTAATCTAATTTGAA
This DNA window, taken from Microbulbifer sp. MKSA007, encodes the following:
- a CDS encoding protein kinase, with translation MDVVALEKTEEYQGRYRVERTLGAGGMGVVYLAEDIKLRRKVAIKRLRSDLSGNSAEARFRSEAELLARLNHPNIVRLYDVLEENNGIALVMELVEGVTLKEWLRENSPTLAIRLDLLMQLCQGLSKAHSLGIIHRDLKLENILVTNDGVAKITDFGIAKALDCDQQLTREDHIAGSIQAMSPEQVQGAPLDARSDLFSLGSIAYELLCNNKPFERGDLNALAFAQQICSAPHIPPQTHWPEIPKPLIALLDRLLSKRPEQRPDSAQQVFEALSLVRHHGIDADTQQYSETVTQLLIKPRKKYSRLNKWLAGFAVLATAVTWGWKTYSKLPPKYIAVLPVEFSGETTDQSTNTLITAMVRQALMNTPSHLKSSALVSYTPRKQTSLDDRLQQLKDQGITDALVARLECMQLRCNIEIQVISPLDKQVQKQTSFIFLPGQQRQESQYSIRNSAIDLFPSKYHKESVIDVKMTSEDYNKYLSTISKLANTATEPKDLEITKELIGKYPKNSNLYSLYANIATKLYMASNDASLLTSALGILASAESTGADKTALLEAQLYIKSTGIDREGFESILDKLQAKGYPSAHLLAQYARYRYSQGDYKQGLYYAKQASALNPSAHNLYIVAINQLQAANYNEARKTLSNLLEGYPDFWSAYSVIGVIELEQGNLELAQKAITTIPEQFRSLSAEANLGVIYFLQRKYQQALKKYRKVISISPNNLTAIYQIAETHQMLGNNQLAINEYEKILRLTSDIENEELNTQKYRFRAIALANLNQHADSIVILNKLLKMSQNDTDIKYSAALIYALSEEWRSANYYILELIEQGMGAEWFTLPAFQKLCTQPQTSQKVIETICY